TAGGTGTTTAGATAATTTGCAATTTCACAGTAGCCACGGGTCTGATGCTGAGGCCAATCtgctgacttctttgttgtgtagattcctttaaccATCTTGCAGCCTTGCTTGCAGCCTTGGAGACATGTCCATATCCGTAGTGCAATTTAACTTGTCTCTCCCGCCATTGCTGACCTCAGCCGTGGCCAATCTTAAGCTCTCCATCCTGgtcactcctctcccctctgttgCCTCTGTCTCCCTATCAGAATCATGTCTACCAATCGTCTCCTTCAAGATGCTTGGTAAACtgctgcctgtatcttcccatgatcatgctcttaaatgaaataaaatgttttactgTCAAGAAGTGTCCTAAAAATAAACAGTCATCAGTTactattttaaataaaacttTTTATGACTCCAAATGACTGGGATATTTTGACGTAAATTCAAGAGTTGACTTGAATCCCATCGAATGACCCGCCTCTTTCCACTGGCTGACCACTCGCAGAATGACGTAGTAGCTTGTTCCTCTCTTGAGTGGCGCATTAAGGAAGCCGCCGTGGAACCGTCCGTCCCCGACGGTGAAAATCATCTCCGTGTCGTTCATGTGGCCGAGAGGGAACTGCCCTGTGATGTACTGGCTGGACGGGGGCACCCCCTGAGAGGAGCCAGGTATCCCCCGGGATCTGCAGTCGAACACTACAGTCCCGTCTAAAGGCACCACGACCACCTGGTACACACTGCAACccaaaaagaaaacaacagtgttctgTTTACATCACACTGCAACccaaaaagaaaacaacagtgttctgTTTACATCACACTGcaacgcaaacaaacaaactcaatgtTCTGTTTACATCACACTGACAAACAAAGCTGGTTGCTGGCCGCATGTCCTCTTATATCACTATATATGTAATATTTATTACCTGATGGCGTCTAAAGTGTGAGCTGAGCGCCTGAGCCTCAAGGTGGCGGGGGGAGCGTCCAGCTCTCGGTAGAGGACTAGCGGAGCCTGAGGCACTGCGGAGCGGGCGGACAACTTGTCAACATCATCACTGGCTTCAGATGGAAGCTTGAACCACACAGTTTACTGTTCGTCTTCCGTAGAAACAGAAATAGGGTTAGTATAGTGTGGATAGTCAGATAGATAGTTTATAGGAAAACACATTATGACCAATTGTGTCTTTGAATGTCCAATCTGTTAATCAGCATGtttgatatttatatttatatatgtgtatatatatatatatatatatatatatatatatatatatatatatatatatatatatatatagtatgtatagcCTGTATAGTATTTATATAAAGTCTATATATTTGCCTGTGTAGTCTTTATATAGATCAGCCAAAGTATTTCAACAGAGGTCGTATAGGATTATCAGGTTCCTCTTCCACCAGCGATCATGGgtctgctctgtgtttgtgccagggcatgcaaacacactaaCCTGGCTAAGTCTTCTAATCTAGGGACAGGCTGAGACAACATAGGTTGGTAAGCAGCACCTTGTaggctggtgttggtggtgatgttggcAGTGAATCTGGTGGATAACGCAATGACAGAGATGGTGTAGTTGGTGGCAGGCAGGAGACtgagacagacctccacccactTGTCCCAAGAGTGGAGGAGTTGCCTCTTCTCATGGCGGAAAGCCCCCTGGTAGTCTCTGGTGCCTCTGAACACCACCTGTTAGGGGACAGGAGTGCTGATTAAGTGATGGTTCTTCCATCGGCGTAGACGGTGtggaatatatatacataaaatatcCAATATGCACTGGAACGCCCAATAATACCCTAAGCCTGGAAATTCTTTCTGGCCATACAACACAAAAAATTTTGAGCATAACATTAACATTCTTGTCTTGGTTTGGTGAAACGGATGACAGATCACATTGGGCAGAACCTCGACTACTTGAAACCTCTACCTCACACTAAGGGCTTCGGCCTAACGCCCGAATATGAGGAGATAGTATCCATGGAAACCGAATTGAGCTCCGGAAAGAGTTCAGATAAGATGAAGCGTCTCCTGATTGGCTCTGACGCTTCCTCTTTAGGCGGGGCTTCAAACTTTAGCAGAATAAAACAATGCGCTCAATATTCTAAGTTCAGTGTTCACTCTCGAGATCTCAGGGCACCTATTGTAGTCTCTTACTACGTTCACCAAAACTGCCCTGTTTCTTATGGAAAGATGTTCAATTGAAAAAAGTGAGAGTTAAGCATATGGTGAAACGGGGGAAGACAatagtgagagaaggagaaataTTGGAATATAATTATGTGAGATGAAGAAGGATCATTGGGTAATGGTGAAGGCTATTAGTGAAATGATGTTGGAGCCTGCAGAGATCTAATGTGACAGTCGATATTCACAGTGGGACTCGACTCTTGACTAAATGCATGCATGCCATGCTACAAGCCAAATGATCCATTTGTTCATCCAACCATACACCAGCATAATTTACAGTTGTTGCTAACCAAAGAAACACATACTGGACACCATATGAATTGAAATGCAAACCTCAGCAGCCAATCGGCTGTCTTACCTTATAAATCTCCTTGTCTACGTCATTCTTCTCTGCCCTCCACTGCAGACACTTTTCATTAAAGACGCGCAGGTCATTCACAGCTGGTTTAACTTCTGCAGGATAACAGAAGAACACATGGGCCTTTATGACTTCACACTTCGTTATCAGGCCTCTTGCTCAGGGAGGCCTACAGGTGGGCTGCAGACATCGGACCCCCAACCCACAACCTTCCAGCAGGAAACCAATGAAAAGAAATATAACCATTTCATTCATAACGCTAGTAAACTAAGATGCCTGCAATGCATTGAATATCTCCCATGGGTTTTCCCTCTCACCTGTGCACTTCAGCGTTGCCTTCTGCCACTGCCCAGCTTtgccacacacagagacgctgcTCCCTCTGCTGCTGCGGTATCCGTCCAGGCAGCGATGCACGGTCACGCTACTGTTGTACCAGGCCACCTCCGCATGGGCCAGCGATGGAGCGGGCCCACACCTAGCTGGGGTCCAGGATGATGAACGGATGAATGTAAAGGTAAATAATAGTTAATATAAATAATTCTCATGGAAGGGTAATAATAATTACCCTTCCATGagaatggtcaaataaatcatGCAAATGGAATCCCATGTGTCATGTCATACTGCAACATTGTGGAATTGAGAGCCCTGAACCCTCTTGTTTAGGATGGTGTGCCTCCACTGCACCCTCCAGTGCaaggctattcaacctccttaacaagtcgGCCAAGTCGGCCTCGGacaaaactacgtgaatgaatcgctacaaataaatcgtacttaaagtattgttaacttaatatatatagtactactacatggaataaacttgtcagacgcattccttccttcttcacttcttcaattataaaagattttgttctcacatattttggacacgtatttagaattcaacaatgttgtttgaatcaccacaaaacagaactactgtacatatgagacattttgagccagtgagtcggtgagaaagattgcactgcctggtttgcctagtttggctcatcctgatacactcatgcagcttctcataggtcatggagcaacgtgcacttgttctgatggcattcatatgagaaaagctagactcacacgtatcggttgagccaaacattgtcagaataagtgatgccagttcctgattgtgggggggtactgatactggctagtatcaccggctacacacagaaacctgatttgcatgcaactatgtttctcctttattttatttattttttgcatgcaacctcttgcgggccagaaaaaaattaagaggggccgcatttggcccatgggccgctagttgaataggcctgctcTAGTGTTCAGGATGGTTTGACTCCACTGCACCCTCTAGTGTTCAGGATCGTGTGACTCCACTGCGCCCTCTATTGTTCTGGATGGTTTGACTCCACTGCACCCTCTAGTGTTCAGGATCGTGTGACTCCACTGCGCCCTCTAGTATCCTGGATGGTTTGACTCCACTCTACCCTCTAGTGTTCAGGATGGTTTGGCTTCACTGCACCCACCAAGGAGGAATGATTTCCCAATGAAAGTTTTCATCAAATCACATATTTATTGAGCATTGGATTTccccctaaacacacactgaaaaatCTAGGCCAGATGTCTGACAATTAAACATACAAGGAGAGTATCAGACAGGAGCGTTTGGTACTTCTATGGGGACAAGAGACGGATTAAAGCGAACATCTTGTGAAAAAACTGTGCTATGTATGAGCACGGTACCTCTGCAGTTTAAAGGCACTTGTCCCCACTCTCCGGTCTCAGAACATGTGGAAACAGCGCCGACCTGTCCGCTCTCCAGGTAATAGCTGGCAGAACACATATAGAGCACCTTGCTGCCCGCTGAGCTGCGACCGTCCCACAACGGTTTAGTTCCAGGGACGATTAGTGGGGTTCCGCAACTCAGCTCTGCATGGGGGTTAATCAGCGCAGGACAGGAGCAATTAGTAATAGACCTATCATAACCCCAACCCTATGACATGCATGCTGGATCTCAGAtagcacggtgtgtgtgtgtgtgtgtgtgtgtgtgtgtgtgtgtgtgtgtgtgtgtgtgtgtgtgtgtgtgtgtgtgtgtgtgtgtgtgtgtgtgtgtgtgtccacatgttTCTTAGTGCTCAATCCCTCTGAGAAAGTCTGAAGCGTCTTGTTTCTCAGGTCTTCAAGTGGAGAACAGTATTCTGGTCTGACCAGCAGAGAGCTGTTCCTCGGCGGGTGGTTGCTATCTACAGGACCTCATATGTacagggtagtgtgtgtgtgcgtgcgtgcgtgcgtgcgtgcgtatgtgcatgcgtgtgtgcgtgcgcgtgtgtgtaactGAAGTCAAGCTATACCTTCACAGCGCAGGTCTGACTCCTCCCACTGTCCGTCCTCTCCGCACACGGAGCggttggtggagggggagtgGCGGTTGGTGGAGGGGCGGTAGCCCTCCTCACACTGGTAGTGCAGCACGCTGCCCACGCGGGTACCGTTGTCCCACAACATCCTTGCATGCGGTTTAGATAAAGGTTCTCCACATTGGATTTCTACAAGAGATCATTGTGGTCATTCTAGGGAGCCATGGGTAAGTCCCAGTAACGAGGTTACGGTTACTTAAAGTTTCAACTGAATGTACTGGTGAAGCACCACATCATTACAAAGCAGGCAGTATCATACAATATTCACAATATGCTTATAATAGATTTGGTTAGATTGATTACTAAATGATATGCTGAAGATGATGACAGCTAAACAGATAAGCTTTAAAATAGAAACCGATTGTCAATCATGTGACTCATTTTTGGTCGCAAATGAATCTAAAAGGACAGAACAATTTAAACTTATTCACCAGCGATTCATTAGCTTAAAATGGATGTCAAGGAGAAATGGCGAAGAAAGGACATAAGTGAGTTTTTGGACTATTGGACATGGCGACTCTGGTGACTGTCCACTCTTTGACCATCGCTGCTCATCAGAATCATACGGGCACTCAAGCGATCGGTTGAATAACAGATAAATTAACATGATGAAAAGTCACTGGCCTGAAATTTTGAGTTGAGTCATAACGCTGGTAAACGAacgtgcgttcacaccaaaatcGAATTTTTTGGACATCGACATTTTGTCGCGTGTTCGCCTGTTAGCTTATGCGAGTAGTCTGACTTTACTCGCGGGAGTGATTTGCGCAAGTTTGATCCTCAAGTTCCCCTGTGACACCAAAGTTTCTGccaattccttctcaatcaTGGCCGACATTACCACAACTACGAGTCTTTACGTGttatggaagtaccagagacgtcggagaagtGTTCTAGACAATCTAAACAATCCAGGAGCTCAGGCCAGAGTCCGGGAGCTCCGGCAGGAGTCCGGGGACTTCGGCGTGAGTCCACGTCCGGGAACTCCGGTGGGAGTCTGGGAGCTTGAGCGGTAGCTCCGGCAGGAGTCTGCAAACGGCAGTAATAcccctctcctccatgttgctagcctggctccgcccgcctaagtacttccgctcaatttgaatttcccttcagtactctgtgcaaatgaaatgaaatgaagtgaagtacgagagtctggtagaaccaggctaccaTGTTGCGgggtcaaagccaaagtttatTTCCAggcaattccttctcaaccgtGGCCAAGATAACCCTTACTATCAGTCTAGACCCCGACACAGTCAATTTAAATTCATAATATAATCCGGAGGCCGACGCAGCTTTTGGCCCTTATAATATCTATCATATTTTATAcatagttatatattatattatgaatTAGGTAGATGCAGAGCTCCGGGAGTGTGCAAATGGCAACGATAACTTTGTACTCCATGTTGCGGTTCATTCTGGATTTCAGGATGAACGTTGTTTGGGGTCCATGATCACGCAAAATTTGCGGCCAAGTTCAATTATTTCGACTGGAGCGAATGTTTGCATGAGTAGAATCACGCTAATTCCGGGTGAACCAGGGTGTTCGTGCCGCAGTGAACAGTCGCCTCTAAACGCTTCTCTGCATTGACCTATGTATAGATTCGCCCTACCCCatgttttttggtgtgtgtaacCCAACCCCATTTGCTTTCCTGAAATGCATTGAATATCGCCGATGGGCCATGGTTTTTCCTCTCACCTATGCACTTCAGTGTTGCCTTCTGCCACTGCCCAGCATTGCCACAAACAGAGACGCTGCTCCCTCTGCTGCTGCGGTATCCGTCCACGCAGCGATGCACGGTCACGCTACTGTTGTACCAGGCCACCTCCGCATGGGCAAGCGATGGAGTGAGCCTACACCTAGCTGGGGTCCGGGATGATGAACGGATGAATGTGATGGTAAATAATATTAGAATCATTAGAAATGTGTCATCTCACACTGCGACATTGTGGAAGAGTTCAGGAGATAGCTGTGCCATCTAGTGTTCAGGATGGTTTGACTCCACTGCACCAATCAAGGGGAAATTATTCCCGAATGATATTATATGTTTCATCAAATCAAATAAGCACAGCTTCATCCAACACTATACTTTATTTAGCAGTGGATTTCCCCCTAAAAACACTCATAAATCTAGTCCAGATGTCTGACTTGAGTATTTTTTaaactgccaaatatgcccgtcttataCCAACACTGACCGAGGTAAACTATACCGGCTTGATTTTGCAACCCAATTAACCCTCTCGAACCCTACACATGTTGGACTTTTCATGTTCTTGGAAATGCGATTAGACGGTATTGCGGTACCAAGGGCGGGACTTGGATAGAGGTGTTGCtgacgcagcgatatcaacataaGTATCTTAAACTGGAGAGACTGTGAAATCCGCGacctgctgaccatcatgggagggaggtgatgcagtcgcatttgaTAAAGACGGGAAAGATAGTGTGATCTATGAGAAAGtagcagaggaactttccttagGAGGCTTTTTTTGGGATACAAAGGTCagcaaataaagaatatgttggctttttacacttgtaaatagttaattgcATTTGTAGCTTACACTCAGATGTCATCTACTGATTCTTGCATGCGAGTggcttgaataaaataaaaataaaaacattctgaGCATGCTAATTATTCTAAAGCGGTCTAGTCTCCTCACATAATCCCGCCTGCTCCAGTGAACCAAGCAATCCGGCTCCTTGATGAAGGGGGAAtataccccctcggttttacacaggcaagacagTTAAATTGCAGGGTGTGCCAAGCCTTGACAGTGACAGCTTGGCATGGTAAAAATACCTAATTAAACAAGTGTTTGGATCGTTTGGAACTTCTATTGGGACAAGAAACTGATCAAAAGCAAACATTGCATGAAAAGGAGAAGTAAAGTGTTTAATGAGCACGGTACCTCTGCAGTTTAAAGGCACGTGTCCCCACTCTCCGGTCTCAGAACATGTTGAAGTAAAGCTGCCCTGTCCGCTCTCCGGGTAATAGCTGGCAGAACACATATAGAGCACCTTGCTGCCCGCTGAGCTGCGACCGTCCCACATCGGTTTAGTTCCAGGGACTATTAGTGGGGTTCCGCAACTCACCTCTGCATGGGGGTTAATCAGCGCAGGACAGGAGCAATTAGTAATAGACCTATCATAACCCCAACCCTATGACATGCATGCTGGATCTCAGatagcagggtgtgtgtgtgtgtgcgtgtgtgtgtatgtgtgtctttatccACATGTTTCTTAGTGCTCAGCCCCTCTGAGGAAGTCTGCTTGGTTCCCGGGTCTTCAAGTGGAGAACAGTATTCTGGTCTGACCAGCAGAGAGCTGTTCCTCGGCGGATGGTTGCTATCTACAGGACCTCATATGTacagggtagtgtgtgtgtgtgtgtgtgtgtgtgtgtgtgtgtgtgtgtgtgtgtgtgtgtgtgtgtgtgtgtgtgtgtgtgtgtgtgtgtgtgtgtgtgtgtgtgtgtgtgtgtgtgtgtgtgtgtgtaactgaaGTCAAGCTATACCTTCACAGCGCAGGTCTGACTCCTCCCACTGTCCGTCCTCTCCGCACACGGAGCggttggtggagggggagtgGCGGTTGGTGGAGGGGCGGTAGCCCTCCTCACACTGGTAGTGCAGCACGCTGCCCACGCGGGTACCGTTGTCCCACAACATCCTTGCATGCGGTTTAGATAAAGGTTCTCCACATTGGATTTCTACAAGAGATCATTGTGGTCATTCCAGGGAGCCATGGGTAAGTCCCAGTAACGAGGTTACGGTTACTTAAAGTTTCAACTGAATGTACTGGTGAAGCACCACATCATTACAAAGCAGGCAGTATCATACAATATTCACAATATGCTTATAATAGATTTGGTTAGATTGATTACTACACGATAGTGAACAGATGCTGAAGATGATGAAAGCTAAACAGATAAGCTTTCAAATAGAAACAGATTGTCAATCATGTTACTCATTTTTTGGTCGCAAATGAATCTAAAAGGACAGAACAATTTAAACTTTGACTTAAAGGTGCTGCAGGTAATTAGCTAGCATGTTATGATTATGCGATTGCAATTGGCCCAGCGATTCATTAGCTTAAAATGGATGTCAAGGAGAAATGGCAAAGAAAAGACGTAAGAAGTGAGTTTTTGGACTATTGGACATGGCGACTCTGGTGACTGTTCACTCTTTGACCATCGCTGCTCATCAGAATCACACTGGCACCCAAACGATCGGTTCAATAACAGATGAATTAACATGATGTAAAGTAACTGGCCTGAACATTTTAGTTGAGTTATAACACTGGTAAACGAacgtgcgttcacaccaaaatcGAATTTTGTCGCGTGTTCGCCTGTTAGCTTATGCGAGTAGTCTGACTTTACTCGCGGGAGTGATTTGCGCAAGTTTGATCCTCAAGTTCCCCTGTGACACCAAAGTTTCTGccaattccttctcaatcatggccgacattaccaccactacgagtctttacgtgttgtggaagtacTAGAGACGTCCAAGAAGTGTTCTAGAATATCTATAAGACATTCTCAAACACTCCAGGAGCTCAGGCCAGAGTCCGGGAGCTCCGGCAGGAGTCCGGGGACTTCGGCGTGAGTCCACGTCCGGGAACTCCGGTGGGAGTCTGGGAGCTTGAGCGGTAGCTCTGGCAGGAGTCTGCAAACGCCAGTAATAcccctctcctccatgttgcgggGTCAAAGCCAACGTTTATTTCCggcaattccttctcaaccgtGACCAAGATAACCCTTACTATCAGTCTAGACCCCGACACAGTCAATTTAAATTCATAATATAATCCGGAGGCGCAAACAGCTTTTGGCCCTtataatatctatatacatagttatttattatattatgaaTTAGGTAGAtgtagagctccgggagtctgcaaacggcaacaatcactttgcCCTCCATTTTGCGGGTCACTCTGGATTTCAGGGTGAATGTTGTTTGGGGTCCATGACCAagcatcacgcgaaattcgcggcCAAGTTCAATTATTTCGACTGGAGCAAATGTTAGCACGAGTAGAATCACGCTAATTCCGGGTGAACCAGGGTGTTCGTGCCGTAGTGAACATTCGCCTCTAAACGCGTCTTTGCATTGACTTTGTATAGATTCGCCCTACCCCatgttttttggtgtgtgtaccCCAACCCCATTTGCTTTCCTGAAATGCATTGAATATCGCAGATGGGCCATGGTTTTTCCTCTCACCTATGCACTTCAGTGTTGCCTTCTGCCACTGCCCAGCATTGCCACAAACAGAGACGCTGCTCCCTCTGCTGCTGCGGTATCCGTCCACGCAGCGATGCACGGTCACGCTACTGTTGTACCAGGCCACCTCCGCATGCGCCAGCGATGGAGTGAGCCTACACCTAGCTGGGGTCCGGGATGATGAAGGGATGAATGTGATGGTAAATAATATTAGAATCATTATAAATGTGTCATGTCACACTGCAACATTGTGGAAGAGTTCAGGAGATAGCTGCGCCATCCAGTGTTCAGGATGGGTTGACTCCACTGCACCAATCAAGGGGAAATTATTCCCGAATGAAATTATATGTTTCATCAAATCAAATGAGCACAGCTTCATCCAAAACTATACTTTCATTAAGCAGTGGATTTCCCCCTAAAAACACTCATAAATCTAGTCCAGATGTCTGACTTTAGtactttttacactgccaaatatgcccgttTTATACCCATCTTTTTCCCAGCATTGTCCAcgtttacactgc
Above is a genomic segment from Gadus morhua chromosome 6, gadMor3.0, whole genome shotgun sequence containing:
- the susd1 gene encoding sushi domain-containing protein 1 isoform X7: MDRGHVIWIVLLSVIPAGRPAGDICASCHANATCSIPQDGSGHVCICMYGFIGNGRTLCQDKDECQIGARKICGPRAACHNTVGSYACTCMGGFRPSNHRTSFTPNDGTYCQDIDECGRHPAVCGEGARCVNLEGDFECRCLLGYRAHNASDPLQPLRDKGSCKVVDCGPPPAGEAVRVLSTNGTAYGSVVLMGCKDGFLWRRGDNSSTCGPDGTWSRPAPLCQVVDCGPPPAGEAVQVLSTNGTAYGSVVLMGCKDGFQWRRGDNSSTCGPDGTWSRPAPLCQEIQCGEPLSKPHARMLWDNGTRVGSVLHYQCEEGYRPSTNRHSPSTNRSVCGEDGQWEESDLRCEEVSCGIPLIVPGTKWMWDSRSSAGSKVLYMCSASYYPESGQGSFISTCSETGEWGHVPLNCRARCRLTPSLAHAEVAWYNSSVTVHRCVDGYRSSRGSSVSVCGNAGQWQKATLKCIEIQCGEPLSKPHARMLWDNGTRVGSVLHYQCEEGYRPSTNRHSPSTNRSVCGEDGQWEESDLRCEEVSCGTPLIVPGTKPMWDGRSSAGSKVLYMCSASYYPESGQGSFTSTCSETGEWGHVPLNCRARCRLTPSLAHAEVAWYNSSVTVHRCVDGYRSSRGSSVSVCGNAGQWQKATLKCIEIQCGEPLSKPHARMLWDNGTRVGSVLHYQCEEGYRPSTNRHSPSTNRSVCGEDGQWEESDLRCEARCGPAPSLAHAEVAWYNSSVTVHRCLDGYRSSRGSSVSVCGKAGQWQKATLKCTEVKPAVNDLRVFNEKCLQWRAEKNDVDKEIYKVVFRGTRDYQGAFRHEKRQLLHSWDKWVEVCLSLLPATNYTISVIALSTRFTANITTNTSLQVPQAPLVLYRELDAPPATLRLRRSAHTLDAISVYQVVVVPLDGTVVFDCRSRGIPGSSQGVPPSSQYITGQFPLGHMNDTEMIFTVGDGRFHGGFLNAPLKRGTSYYVILRVVSQWKEAFNSSCVLWAKVTDTSYVMRVSSLLAACSVGGLLLVVLLVYIYIWFFKRRESRLNSQ
- the susd1 gene encoding sushi, von Willebrand factor type A, EGF and pentraxin domain-containing protein 1 isoform X9, giving the protein MDRGHVIWIVLLSVIPAGRPAGDICASCHANATCSIPQDGSGHVCICMYGFIGNGRTLCQDKDECQIGARKICGPRAACHNTVGSYACTCMGGFRPSNHRTSFTPNDGTYCQDIDECGRHPAVCGEGARCVNLEGDFECRCLLGYRAHNASDPLQPLRDKGSCKVVDCGPPPAGEAVRVLSTNGTAYGSVVLMGCKDGFLWRRGDNSSTCGPDGTWSRPAPLCQVVDCGPPPAGEAVQVLSTNGTAYGSVVLMGCKDGFQWRRGDNSSTCGPDGTWSRPAPLCQEIQCGEPLSKPHARMLWDNGTRVGSVLHYQCEEGYRPSTNRHSPSTNRSVCGEDGQWEESDLRCEEVSCGIPLIVPGTKWMWDSRSSAGSKVLYMCSASYYPESGQGSFISTCSETGEWGHVPLNCRARCRLTPSLAHAEVAWYNSSVTVHRCVDGYRSSRGSSVSVCGNAGQWQKATLKCIEIQCGEPLSKPHARMLWDNGTRVGSVLHYQCEEGYRPSTNRHSPSTNRSVCGEDGQWEESDLRCEEVSCGTPLIVPGTKPMWDGRSSAGSKVLYMCSASYYPESGQGSFTSTCSETGEWGHVPLNCRARCRLTPSLAHAEVAWYNSSVTVHRCVDGYRSSRGSSVSVCGNAGQWQKATLKCIEIQCGEPLSKPHARMLWDNGTRVGSVLHYQCEEGYRPSTNRHSPSTNRSVCGEDGQWEESDLRCEELSCGTPLIVPGTKPLWDGRSSAGSKVLYMCSASYYLESGQVGAVSTCSETGEWGQVPLNCRARCGPAPSLAHAEVAWYNSSVTVHRCLDGYRSSRGSSVSVCGKAGQWQKATLKCTEVKPAVNDLRVFNEKCLQWRAEKNDVDKEIYKVVFRGTRDYQGAFRHEKRQLLHSWDKWVEVCLSLLPATNYTISVIALSTRFTANITTNTSLQDEQ